The sequence below is a genomic window from Chondrinema litorale.
ATTTCTTTAGTTCTGTTTTCAGCGGTATAAGATGCTAAACCTAACAAGCCAAGACATGCGATAAAGATGGTGAGAATGGCAAAAGTGGTAAATATTTTACCTCGATTTACATCTGCTTGATATGCCGAAAGAAAATCCTGATCTAGAAAATCATAATCAAATGGAATGGTAGGGAAAACTTCTTTCCATTTATTTTCAATACTACTAATCGTAGTGCTTATATTATTTGCATTTACTTTTACATGAACAGCACGATTGTTTAATCTATAAAAGAGCACCATCGGTTCAATTTTCTCATAAAGAGAAACCGGATGGAAATCTTTTACTACACCAATTACTTGTGCATAAACAGGTTCTTCATCGCTGCCACCTACAACCATTCTTTTTCCTATCGGATTATCCCAATTTAGTAATTTAACCAATGTTTCATTTACTATAAATCCATTTGTAGTATCTGCCTTTATATCTTCAGAAAAATTTCTGCCTTGAACAATGTCTATTTTCATGGTTTTTAAAAAATCATGATCAATCATAAATGGTTTTACAGCCAGTTCGTCCATACCTTCATTAGTCTCAAGTTCTAGTATTACTCTACTACCAATATTTCCGGCAGTATTGCCAGCACTTGCTATATTAAGAATATTAGGATCAGCTATTAAATCATGCTTAAGAATCTCATATTTATTATTAAGTGGTGCTCTTGGCATGTTAAAAACCATTACTTGCTCTCTGTTATAACCTAAGTCTTTGTTTTGTAAAAAGTCTAGTTGGTCGTAAACTATTTTAGTACAAACCACCATTACTAACGAGATAGAAAACTGGAGAATTACCAATATTTTTCTGAAAGCAATATTACTTTTTCCGCTTATTACTTTTCCCTTTAATACACTTACAGGTTTGAATGAAGACATAACTAAAGCAGGATAACTACCGCCAAGAAGTCCTGCTAAAAGTGTTACTGCTAGTATTGCAAATGGGAAAAATCCGCTAAACACCATTGAGAACTCAATTTCTTTTCCCGAAACCTCATTAAAGTATGGCAAAGCAATAAATATGAATAAAATGGATATGAGCAATGCGATAAAAGATAGTATTACAGATTCTGATAAAAACTGTATAATAAGCTGAGACTTTACAGAACCCATTACTTTTCTAATGCCTACTTCTTTGGCTCTGTGCACAGATCTAGCAGTTGAGAGATTCATGTAGTTGATACAAGCTATTAGTATCATAAAGGCTGCTACAATGCTAAAAATATAGATATAGCTAATATCTCCGCCACCTTCACCTTCAATATTAGAATGCAGATGTATATCGGTTATTTTTTGTAGTTCGTATTGGATTTTTATTCCCATTTCACCAAAAATATTCTCCATATATTTGGTGTACATATTTCCTAATTGACTATTTAGTTCTGCTACATTATAACCTGAAGGTAAAACTAGATAGGTTAAAACATAAAAACCTCCCCAGTTGTCGTTGCTACTTTCCCTTGGATCAACAGAAATAAGAGCTTCGAATTGTAAGTGCGAATTGAGCGGGATATCTTCAATTACTCCAGTAACTTCAAAAGTTTGGTTGTTTTCACTACCAATCAGTTTTCCTAAGGCAGGTTGTTCTCCAAATAGTTTGGTTGCGAGCTTTTTTGTAATTACTAGAGAATTATTTTTATTAAGTGCATTCTGAGGTTGACCTTCTATAAATGGGAAAGTAAATACATCAAATACGGTAGAATCTGCGGCATATACATCTTGTTCGTAAATATTTTGATCTTCATATTTAAACAGTGTTCTGTTTCTTGGGAAAAACCTTGCGTAATTTTCAACTACTGGATATTCCTCAGTGATGGTTGGGCCTGTAGGAACTTGAGTACTGTTCCAATTAAAAGATTTGTTCGGTTCAGTAATGTTTGAGTTTACCCTATAAATTTTATCCGCGTTTTCGTGAAACCTGTCATAGCTTAATTCATCTAGTACATATAGCGTTAAAAATATGGCAGAGGTCATGCCGATGGCTAATCCTAGCACATTAATTATGCTGTAGGATTTCTCTTTAATGATGTTTCTTATAGCAATTTTAAATAGGTTTTTTAGCATAATTGACACTGGGTAAAATAATAGAATAATTCTAATATACGATATGTGTCGTAATTAAAAGGCTGCTATTTTACTAATGGAGTTATTAGGTGAAGAAAGGCTGGCATATTGCTTATTTAAAAGGAAATAAGCCAAAAAATAAGTATCATTTATATTATTTTGTATATAAAGAATTAAAGATTCTATTTAAATATTTATATCTGCTTACTAAAAAGGAATGGACTGCGTTTTAAGGTAAAATTTTTTTTTCAAATTATTTTTAAGATGTCGGTATCACTTGCCAGTAGCCCGGTAAACATATTCTATAATGATTCTGTAGACTATCCACGCCTCGAAAAAATTTTTAGGGGTTTAAGAAGTATAGGAATTGAGGCAGAGTTACTGAAAGTAACTGAGTCAGAAATTATTTCTGATGGAGCTGTTTTGCCAATTGGAGATAATAGTGCGTCAAAAATTATAATTCTTACTTTTAAGTTTAATGAATCAGAAACAATCCGAAAATTTATAAATGAGAGAGCTGATGATGTTGACCTGATAATTATTAGGCTGGATGATAGTAAGTTTGATATTGATACAAAAAATATTTTTAACATAGATGCGACCATTTTCAATGATGAACTCACTGTAAAATGGGTATGCAAAAAGGTATCATTTTTAAAGAATTACTCAGAGATTTCAAAAAGTCTTTTAAGCCGTGCAATGCACTGGTCAGAGAATAAAGAAGATACAAGTCTTTTGCTTGAAAAAAGCGAACTTTTTGAATATATAGAATGGCTAGAACAAGCGGTAGAAGGTAAAAAAGACCTTAATAATTTCAAATTAAAGCAAGAATTTCTTTCTGTTTCTAGAGAGCATCATCTTCCATTGGCAGATGCTTACTTGCATTGTGGCATAAATAACCCTGGTGTTTCAAGCAATATTATTCAGTTTTTAAGAGATGGAGGTTATGAAATAATTTCTGGAAATTATATTTCTCCCAAAACTCAAAATAAGACTTTTAACGACCATGATATAAGAAGGAGTAAAAACATTATTTTTATTTATTCTGCACAAAGTACAACCAATAGTGAGTGCCAGAGGATCGTTTCTTATGCCATGAGCATGAATAAAAGGATTATCACTTTGATAAGTCCTGAAATGAAGAACCAGCCAATCCCACCGCAATTAGATGCTGAAAATGTGGTGAAGATTCCTACAGACTGGATGTTCCATCAAGATTTTGCAAAACAAATAGAAGAAAAACTTTTAAGAGATCAAGACTATGTTGAGAAACATACTAAGTTTTTAATAAAATCACTTGTATGGGTTAAACATAAGAAAATTTATAAAGATTTATTGAAGGGTCCAGAAGCGATTGAAGCAGGAGAGTGGATGGCAACTGCTCAAGAAGAAAATTTAACCCCAGCTATCTCTCCGTTACAAAAGCTTTTTATTGATAAAAGTATAGCTGCTCATAGCTTGAGTAAAAACCTAAGATTAGGTGCTATTATCTTATCTATACTTCTAGTCTTTTTAGGTGTATTATTTTTTCTTTTTGTATTAAATGGTCAAAGTACGGCTTTAAATAAAAAAGAACATAAGCTCATATTTAAAGAAACAAACCTTTCTGATGTTTCGTCTGGTGAAGATTTCTTTAATAAGTGGCAGAAGCTAAAGAGCAACCCAGAAACTCCTAATAAAGATTTTCTCAATTTGTATTATGGAACTAGCCGGTTTTTGAATCAAATTGGGAGTACATATAAAACAATAACAAACTTTGAGTTTAATAGTGATGGATCTAAAGTGCTTTTGGCATATGGTCTTAACTATTTCGATATGTTTGATGGTGAGGGTAATCTTTTGCACCGCTTTGAAGTAAAAGATCATCAGATTTTTAAAGCATCATTCGGCTTTAATGAAAAAACCATTTTTACTAGTGGCTCCAGAGAAAAATTATGTATTTGGGAGACTGATGGAAAACTACTAAAGGAATCTAATCCTGGTGAACAATTGGTTTGCCGGGATTTTGTATTTTTAGAAAAAGAAAAGAAAATTGCTTTTAAGGTTTCAGATTATAAAGTAATTGTAACTGATGAACTATTAAATACTATAAGTGAATTAAAATCTGCTAATAAAATAATTAGGCTAATTACTGGCCAGAGAGGATCTGAGCTGCATGTTTTTACAGAATCTAAGTATTTTAAATATCACAAAAAATTTGATAGACCTCTTGAAACTGCAGATTTACCGTTTGCGGCAAATGATGCTTGTTTAGTTAATTCTAATTTTTTTTTGCTAGCTAAGGATGGTATTTTCTATAAAAAAACTAAAAATAATGGTTGGGAAAAGCTAAAAATGAATGATTTAAATGCCATTCAACTTTTTTATAATTATCAACTTGCCTGCTTTTACACCTTATCTAGAAACAACGGAATTAAGCAATGGAGTCTCGAAGGAGATTTGTTAGGTAGCTACCAAGTTGAAAATATTATCAGTTACAGACTATTGAATACTGTAGATAAAAATCAAGTTTTGTTTACCGGAACAACTGCCTCTGGACAAACATTGCTTTATAAATTACCTGTTCATCCACCATTTTTCCAGAAAGTTGTAAAGCTAGAAGAATCGGCTAAAAGAATTGCTAGATACAACGATAACTACTTTTTAGTAAGTAATAGAGATAGAATATCGCTCTATAATATTAAAAGCAGAAGAAAAGAATGGACAATCGAAAATGCCAACAAATGGAGCTGTATAGTGGCTTCTGATAAAGCAGGTAAAATTGCGGCAGGTGATTGTGAGGGTATTATTTATCTTTTTGATTTAAAAGGAAATAAAATTAAAACGGTAAAAGCACATGAAGGCAAAATAAAATCGCTGGCTTTTGCTCCTGATGGTAAAGAAGTAGTGAGTGCAGGCACAGATCATTATTTAATAAAGGTGGATATGGATGGAGAGATCATCTATAAAACCAAAAAACATAGGTCTGCAATAAATTTTGTTACCTATAGCCGAGATGGTCAGCATTTTTTAAGCGCAGGTGACGACCAAGAAATTATTGTTTGGGAAAATAATGGCAAGCTCTATAACAAATTAAATGGCCCATCTTCTTCTGGGATTTATGCAGACTTCTCTAAAACAGCCAGTTTTATTGTAAGCTTGGGACTAGGTGGCGATTATACCTTATGGGATATTGAAGGTAACGTTATCCGTTTTGAAAGAAATGTAGAAGGTTATAAGCCTTTAAAAACATTCTTCGCACACGATGGTGAATCTGTAATTCTATGCGAGAAGAATGAAATTAAAGGAATTGATGCAAGAGGCAATGATCTTTTTACCATTGATCTGCCAGACAATATCGAAGTAATTGATGTGTATCAGTCTGCTGAAACTTTTGATTATGTAGAGATTCTAGCAAAAGACAAACACAAGAACAGTTATTTTGCGGCTCAGTTAGCTACGAATATTGACGTATTAGAAAAGGATTTTATCGATCAGGTAAAACCTAGTATTTAATTTTTCAACTATAAACACTAGGCTATATATCTTAAAATTACATTTAGCTTCTCAAATCTCTAACTAGCTGTTTTTCTGTATCGTAGAATAGCTAATAAATTTAGGCAAAATGCAAAAGCGAGCATCACGACAAATTGAGTTTTAACTGCTGAGAATCCCGCACCTTTTAGCATTACCATTCTGGTAACTTCAATAAAGTATCTTACAGGGTTAAACAAAGTGATTTTTTGTGCCCACTCAGGCATGTTTTCTATAGCCGTAAAAAGTCCACTCAGTAAAATGAAAATCACAAGAAAGAACCAAGAAATAAACATAGATTGCTGTTGTGTTTCCGTAATGGTAGAAATGAGCAAACCCATGCCTAAAACAGCTAGCAAATAAATTCCAGCAAAAACAAAAATGATTAGTAAAGAGCCTTCAATCGGTATATTATAAAAGATTTTTGCTAATGTTAAACCTAAAGCAAGCTCAAACAAGCCTATTAGCCAAAAGGGCAGCAACTTACCAATAATAAATTCATAATTCTTTATGGGAGTAACATTTAATTGCTCAATCGTGCCAATTTCTTTTTCCCTCACAATATTCATAGATGAGAGAAAAGCACCAATCATAGTGACTAGTAGAACCAGAATTCCTGGAACCATGTAAAATTTATAATTGAGAAATTGATTGTACCAGTTAGAATTAGCGACAGCTATGCTTTTAGAACTGTTATTACTAGTAAGCATAGCATTGGTTTTTAAGCCATATGATGAAGCCATTTCAATATTAAAGTTAGCTAGTAAATTTGCAAAATAGGCACTTGCTAACCCAGCTTTTGAGCCATCAATGGCGTTGATAATCATTTGAACTTCAGCATTTTGTTCTTTCATTAAATCTTTCTCAAAATCTGCAGGAATTACCACATACATATCAGACTTTTCTTCTTTAAGCGCATCTTCAGCTTGTTCTGTATTTGCAGAAGGCTCTTGTAATGCAAAATATGGCGAGGCATTTACGTTACTCACTAGTCTTTTAGAGAAGGTAGAGTGATCCTGATCTAAAATGATAATCTTGATATTTTTAATATCGAAAGTTGCAGCATTGGCTAGTATGAGAAGCTGTACAATTGGCATCACAAAAATGATCGGCAGCATTCCTTTATTTCTGAAAATCTGCCTAAATTCTTTTTCAAGTATAAATCTTATTTTTCTCATAATTTAAGCTAGTCTAATCTTAAAGTTTTTAACACTTAGGCCAATAAATAATGTAGTAAAGCCAAGTAGAATGAGGGTTTCTTTCCATACATAAATAAAACTGCTACCCTTTAGCATGATGCTTTTCACGATAATGATGAACCATTTAGCCGGTAAGAAATTGGAAATTATTTGTAGCGGAAGCGGCATGTTTTCAATTGGGAAAATGAACCCTGATAACATAATAGTTGGTAGCATTAATCCCATTAGAGAAACCATTAAAGCCACTTGTTGAGAATCTGTTTTAGTAGATATAAATATTCCCAGAGATAAGGCTGTGATGATAAACAACATAGATTCTACGAGTAAGAGAATCAGGTTTCCCTTAACAGGCACACCAAAAACATAATTTCCCAGTATCAAGATGATACAAGCATTTAAGAATGAAAGTAGCAAATAGGGAATAACTTTAGCCAGAATTAATTGAAAAGGCTTTAAAGGCGAAACCAGTAAAATTTCCATGGTTCCCATCTCTTTTTCTTTGGTAATGGAAATGGAAGTCATCATGGCAGAAACTAGCATGAGAATAATGGTAATTAAACCGGGTACAAATAGAAAAACGCCTTTTAATTTTTCGTTGTAGCGCATTTGTACTTCTGCATCGATTTGCATTACTCCAGACTTTTGCTGCTTGTTTAAATCTTGTTGAAAATTACGGATAACTACTTGTGTGTAATTGGATAATGTATTAGCTGTGTTAGGCTCTGTAGCATCAGAAATAATCTGAATATTTGCCTGATTCGTTTTGTGAAGATTTTCAGCAAAACCTTTTTCGATGATGATAGCTTGTTTGATTTTGGCTTCTTCAAACGCTGTTTTCATCTCATCCACATTCTGAAGGTTTGTGTATAAAGTAAAATACTCAGATGCTGAGATTTTTTCTATCAGTTTTCTACTCAATTCGTCTTTTGAATGATCGAGCACTGCAATTTTTGCATTTTTAATCTCATTGGTAATGGCAAATCCAAAAAGCATAATCTGCATAATTGGCATACCAAACAAGATTAAAATAGTGCGATAATCTCTAAATATGTGGAAGAACTCCTTAACTATAAATCCTTTGAGTTTTTTCATGATTTTGTTAGTTGGATGGACGTGCAATTTTCACA
It includes:
- a CDS encoding ABC transporter permease — protein: MKKLKGFIVKEFFHIFRDYRTILILFGMPIMQIMLFGFAITNEIKNAKIAVLDHSKDELSRKLIEKISASEYFTLYTNLQNVDEMKTAFEEAKIKQAIIIEKGFAENLHKTNQANIQIISDATEPNTANTLSNYTQVVIRNFQQDLNKQQKSGVMQIDAEVQMRYNEKLKGVFLFVPGLITIILMLVSAMMTSISITKEKEMGTMEILLVSPLKPFQLILAKVIPYLLLSFLNACIILILGNYVFGVPVKGNLILLLVESMLFIITALSLGIFISTKTDSQQVALMVSLMGLMLPTIMLSGFIFPIENMPLPLQIISNFLPAKWFIIIVKSIMLKGSSFIYVWKETLILLGFTTLFIGLSVKNFKIRLA
- a CDS encoding ABC transporter permease; translated protein: MLKNLFKIAIRNIIKEKSYSIINVLGLAIGMTSAIFLTLYVLDELSYDRFHENADKIYRVNSNITEPNKSFNWNSTQVPTGPTITEEYPVVENYARFFPRNRTLFKYEDQNIYEQDVYAADSTVFDVFTFPFIEGQPQNALNKNNSLVITKKLATKLFGEQPALGKLIGSENNQTFEVTGVIEDIPLNSHLQFEALISVDPRESSNDNWGGFYVLTYLVLPSGYNVAELNSQLGNMYTKYMENIFGEMGIKIQYELQKITDIHLHSNIEGEGGGDISYIYIFSIVAAFMILIACINYMNLSTARSVHRAKEVGIRKVMGSVKSQLIIQFLSESVILSFIALLISILFIFIALPYFNEVSGKEIEFSMVFSGFFPFAILAVTLLAGLLGGSYPALVMSSFKPVSVLKGKVISGKSNIAFRKILVILQFSISLVMVVCTKIVYDQLDFLQNKDLGYNREQVMVFNMPRAPLNNKYEILKHDLIADPNILNIASAGNTAGNIGSRVILELETNEGMDELAVKPFMIDHDFLKTMKIDIVQGRNFSEDIKADTTNGFIVNETLVKLLNWDNPIGKRMVVGGSDEEPVYAQVIGVVKDFHPVSLYEKIEPMVLFYRLNNRAVHVKVNANNISTTISSIENKWKEVFPTIPFDYDFLDQDFLSAYQADVNRGKIFTTFAILTIFIACLGLLGLASYTAENRTKEIGIRKVIGATIINIVLMISRDFVILIAISMVIAFPLAYYFMDNWLEIFAYKTEIKWLSFVIAALLTFGITITTVSYHTIRAATRNPIKSLRSE
- a CDS encoding WD40 repeat domain-containing protein, which produces MSVSLASSPVNIFYNDSVDYPRLEKIFRGLRSIGIEAELLKVTESEIISDGAVLPIGDNSASKIIILTFKFNESETIRKFINERADDVDLIIIRLDDSKFDIDTKNIFNIDATIFNDELTVKWVCKKVSFLKNYSEISKSLLSRAMHWSENKEDTSLLLEKSELFEYIEWLEQAVEGKKDLNNFKLKQEFLSVSREHHLPLADAYLHCGINNPGVSSNIIQFLRDGGYEIISGNYISPKTQNKTFNDHDIRRSKNIIFIYSAQSTTNSECQRIVSYAMSMNKRIITLISPEMKNQPIPPQLDAENVVKIPTDWMFHQDFAKQIEEKLLRDQDYVEKHTKFLIKSLVWVKHKKIYKDLLKGPEAIEAGEWMATAQEENLTPAISPLQKLFIDKSIAAHSLSKNLRLGAIILSILLVFLGVLFFLFVLNGQSTALNKKEHKLIFKETNLSDVSSGEDFFNKWQKLKSNPETPNKDFLNLYYGTSRFLNQIGSTYKTITNFEFNSDGSKVLLAYGLNYFDMFDGEGNLLHRFEVKDHQIFKASFGFNEKTIFTSGSREKLCIWETDGKLLKESNPGEQLVCRDFVFLEKEKKIAFKVSDYKVIVTDELLNTISELKSANKIIRLITGQRGSELHVFTESKYFKYHKKFDRPLETADLPFAANDACLVNSNFFLLAKDGIFYKKTKNNGWEKLKMNDLNAIQLFYNYQLACFYTLSRNNGIKQWSLEGDLLGSYQVENIISYRLLNTVDKNQVLFTGTTASGQTLLYKLPVHPPFFQKVVKLEESAKRIARYNDNYFLVSNRDRISLYNIKSRRKEWTIENANKWSCIVASDKAGKIAAGDCEGIIYLFDLKGNKIKTVKAHEGKIKSLAFAPDGKEVVSAGTDHYLIKVDMDGEIIYKTKKHRSAINFVTYSRDGQHFLSAGDDQEIIVWENNGKLYNKLNGPSSSGIYADFSKTASFIVSLGLGGDYTLWDIEGNVIRFERNVEGYKPLKTFFAHDGESVILCEKNEIKGIDARGNDLFTIDLPDNIEVIDVYQSAETFDYVEILAKDKHKNSYFAAQLATNIDVLEKDFIDQVKPSI
- a CDS encoding ABC transporter permease; this encodes MRKIRFILEKEFRQIFRNKGMLPIIFVMPIVQLLILANAATFDIKNIKIIILDQDHSTFSKRLVSNVNASPYFALQEPSANTEQAEDALKEEKSDMYVVIPADFEKDLMKEQNAEVQMIINAIDGSKAGLASAYFANLLANFNIEMASSYGLKTNAMLTSNNSSKSIAVANSNWYNQFLNYKFYMVPGILVLLVTMIGAFLSSMNIVREKEIGTIEQLNVTPIKNYEFIIGKLLPFWLIGLFELALGLTLAKIFYNIPIEGSLLIIFVFAGIYLLAVLGMGLLISTITETQQQSMFISWFFLVIFILLSGLFTAIENMPEWAQKITLFNPVRYFIEVTRMVMLKGAGFSAVKTQFVVMLAFAFCLNLLAILRYRKTAS